The following nucleotide sequence is from Anguilla rostrata isolate EN2019 chromosome 3, ASM1855537v3, whole genome shotgun sequence.
CTCCCATAATGGACTGCATTCTGACTGGTTTTGTAGGTACCTTCAGGAGTATGCAGCTCTGAGCACGGGAGGGGGCATTTACCATTTTAGAGACCAGATCCTGTCCGGAGGCCCAGAGGCCTTCTTCGTCATGAACGCAGATGTTTGTTCAGAGTTTCCTCTGCCAGACATGCTGGACTTCCAGAAGGAACACGGTGACACACATAGCTTTGTCATCCTTGGGACAACGGTGAGGAGATGTTCACAGGGGTCTGAGGATATGAGAGGTGACCCAGCAGGGCCAGTTGCAGCTGAGAGGTGACCAGTCAGAGCCAGGTGCAGCTTAGGGGTGACTAGTTGGGGCCAGACACAGCACTGTTAAGGGTCAGGTGCAAGGTCAGGGTCAGACCAAGCTGGGGTGTGGCTATTCAGTGCTGGGCACAGCTAAAGTGTAACCAGTGATTTGGCTTTACatctgggggtggggcttatTAGTACTGCTGCTAAGACTTCAGCAAATCATCTGACTGAGACCTCTGCTGTACTTTAAAATTTTGGAATTGTGAGgtttttctgaaatgatttGCTGCCCCTGAATTAAGGCTATCTGTGTACCACTGTGGTTTACTTTGCCTTGCAAATGACATTTATCTCAATATGTAGGCTAACAGAAAGCAGTCCATGAACTACGGCTGCATTgtggaaaaccagcaaacaAATGAGGTACCATAAATCTGTGTTTGCATCCTCATGCCTTAGACTGTCACAGAGAAATCActcagaaatatgaaattaaatatgtattttgtgttattCAGGTACTGCATTACGTGGAAAAGCCTAGCACGTTCGTCAGTGATATAATCAACTGTGGGATTTACCTGTTCACACCAGAAATCTTCCAGCACATCGGGATGGTGTTCCAGAAGAATCAGCAAGACATGCTCCTGTGAGTGGGAGGAGTCCTGCTGGGAGTCTTTGTGTGGGAATACATCTTTTTTGACCATATCCTGCCCCTCAGTTctattcatttctctttttttcctccccctttcctgccatcattctgtttcctgttccccATCACCAGATATCCCTACGAGGGGTAAGTCTGCACGCAAAGGTTCCATGCTGTGGGTAGATATGAACCCACACTGCCCTGCACATAGGCCCTGTAGCTTGTTGTCTGTGTCTTTAAATagtgacacttttttttaaagcatggaTCGTGGGCACAAATATGCAGCTTTTGGGAGAGATTGCAGTCTGACTTCCTTTTTCCaagctgctgtttgtttgttcgtgTGATTAGTTTCTGTGATTGGCAATTTTCTCACACTATtgccaaaaataatttaaggcAGGGGTGTCAGACTGGTTAAAGACTAGTCTACACACATTTTCCCAAAGCTGAAGGACATGTCTAGACTGGAAAAAATCAGTCATGTAATTTGTATCTATCTAGGTAGTTTGATTAAATGCATGTTCCACAAATGATATTGGACTAAACAGAAAAATCTAATTGAATGTGCATTTGTATCCAGATTTATTCATCACTGTAGGTTGTGTATGAGAGATCTgggacatttttacatacaggCACATGGTCTCTGATGATAGTGTAAAGCAAAATTTTATCATGTAGTAAGCGGTTCTGTCAAGATAATATAGGGATGTTGGGATGACTACTGTCATTGCTAACATTGAAAGTGTAACATTCTCTAATTtgacaataaaaaatagaatgCTACAGCATGAGCCGGTTAAGAGGAAATGTTACATTAGTTTATTTAGATTATTGGCATGCTAGTTAATTATACAACATAAATTCAATCTGTTTTTGCTACTTGCCCCTCATAGATACAGTCCATAAGTGTTCAGTTtgcccccaaaaaaacctctCCTGAACCTAATCATTCTATATGCCCTTCTCTCCAAAATTAACACTTTCTCAGAAATTTTAAGTGCTTCCCTCTTTTCATTTCCCACACATTCCTTTTCTATGTACAAGTGAAAAAAAGTAGAATCACAGGTGTTATTTTTGTCTGAATCTGGCTGTAAAATATTGCATATAGCTTGGTGTGGGTGGAGCATTTCACAGATGGCTTGGTGTGGGTGGAGCATCTTGCAGATAACATGGTGTTGGCAGAACATCTTGCAGATGACTCAAAGTTGGCAGAACATCTTGCATATACCAGTGTGGGTGGAGCATCTTGCAGACAGCTTGGTGTGGGTGGAGCATCTTGCAGGCAGCTTGGTGTGGGTGTAGCATCATACAGATAGGTCAGTGTGAGATCTTGCAGTTGGATCAGGAATCTCATTTTTCAGGGGTTAGGCTGGGCTAGCTCACGGTCCTGAGCAAAAGTTCAGTCcttaccattttaccatttttgtgAGTTGGCAAATTTGAACCAGCTAGCTAGTAAACGGTGAGAAGCTAGTTACAATTTACCACCGAAGTAACATACGACTAAAGACTCGTTGATTCAGTTAAGGGATACTAAGGCAAAGGGAGTGTTTTTATCTGACTATGTGGACTGATATTGATGAATAgataaatagtttttaaataaatgtagttcACAAACTTGAATGTAAgctttagttaaaaaaaaaaaaaccccaaaaacatgTCATATACCCCCTACTAACTAGTTGTCTAAGTCCTAAGCTAAAATGCAATTCATAAATCTTACTTGCTTAGCTGACACCTTAGTGAACAACTGTGAGTATGTCATTGTTGCATATTAAAAACTTGTCATTTCCTTTTTATAGGGATAACAGGCGCATTGGCTTGGTGACAAGCTACGTAGCAAGTCAAATACCATAGCATGTTTTTCTGGCGAAATGGCTAGCTGTGTGTCTGAACAACACATTACATACCTTTGCatagaaaatatgttttatccTCACAATTTCCTAAAATCAGCTTGGATAACTGGCAATTGCTTTGCTTAATCTCAGTCATTGTCATTACAGTAGGCTTCTATATGTTCACCTTGGGTTTGTTGTGTAATGTAAGCAGCCATTCTTGTTTAGGGAAGATGGTGGCATTCTGAGTCCCTGTGCTGATAGTCTAGTGGAAATAGGCTTAGTGGGAGTGGAGCATCTTGTTGACAGCTCAGTGTGAACTGCTGAGGCATACATCTAAAGCTGTGATAAGAATAATGGCCTTGGTTTATTGGTGATGAAGGGTTGGCTGGAGGCAAGAGGCTTCACAGTCACAGTTGTTCAGTTTACAAACTGATTTACAATAATCAACTGGCAAGCACGCTGTATAAGCAAATGCACATTCCATCACTAAACCTCGGGGTTCACCTTTGGCTTAAAGCAGGGCTTCCCCAACAGGATTTTGGGGCTTCCTTGTGTATTCTAGTCTTAGTTCGGGTCAATCTCGTGATCAGTTAAGCTTCCACAATTTTAAACACGTAtctacattatttaaaaagtagTGTAGTTTAGACTTAGTCTtggcaaattaattaattctctattacattacattcacagtAGACGCTTATACAGAACACCTTTCAAAAGTGaagaaggcccatttataatcaagaACTGTAAAATTAGCAAAACAGTGCAACATTTGGTGTTTTAGACAAAAGTAATTACCACTACACAGCCAACCTATCTTTACACGGCTATACCTACGATGTTACTATCCCAAAAGGAAATTCAAGAATTAAGATATAGCtgaagagggacagaggagtCATGCTGAAGTCTGAAGAGCTGGGTCTTCAGTTTACAACAAGATGCGTAGGGCAAGTTCCATCACTGAAGAGCCCAGTCAGTAGATGTGACCAGAAGTTCACGTACACGACGGTGGAGGGGCTTGGCACCCGCCCAAATGTGGAATTATTAGGAGGCTCCCAGACAGTCTTTGGGAATCCCTGCTTAAATTACACCATGGGGAATCTTCACAATATGCACATTGTTCATGGGAGCTGGGCTTGTTTTCAAAAGCTTGGGCTCGATGTGTTTTCGGACTGACTGGAGTGCTGACATCACTCTCCtctgcacacagagaggagcagaccAATGGCTGGCAGCGGGCGGAGGTGATCCGGCTAGAGCAGGACATCTTCACGGCGTTGGCAGGACAAGGCAAGCTCTACGTCTACAAAACCCATCGCTTCTGGAGCCAGATCAAGTCGGCCGGGTGAGTAGATATCTCCTTCgttcttccctcctcccccactctccctcatCCTCCATTGTTCTCTCCTGGCTGATCGCTAGTCTTCTCTACACAGGCACATGTCTTCAACTCAATAAAAGACTTAACCCTGTTAATTTTGGGTTTCAAGTAACTGtctttttgaatgttttaacAGATCAGCCATATATGCCAGTCGCTTGTACCTAAACCAGTACCACAAGACTCATCCAGAAAGACTGGCCACAAATGAAGAAGGAGGGCCAAAAATAAGTGGTAATTATTTAGTGCATAGAGCGAGGCTGGTGTGTAAAACAAGCAAGTAATAATCCAGTGTGACAGGCTATGCCAGAGTTAAGTCAATGTCTAAAGTCATTGCAATTGTAAGTCCAGGCATGCTCATCATAAATCCCATTTTGTCGCTGtgatttgtattcatttatttaaaaaatgtaattatgtctGTATACCGTACTGTATATTTCAACCCACATTTCCTCATTGCGAACCAAATAATCTCATTTTCAATCACAGGCTAAAACTGCACAGACATTTATGGTTATTATCGACAGTCAGTGATCATTGAGTATATCATTGAGTCATTTTTGGCACTGATTAAACTCCATAATGcttacacactgtaaaaaataaagggTAAATAATGGGTCTGTAAGGGTATGCTTGGAATAATCCGTGTAAATTAGTCAATTTGTGAGTATATGCTGGTATAGAATAAGTGTCAGTTACTCCATTTGTAGGGATATGCTGGTACAGTGAGCTCTAATTTGcttgggacaaatacatttttttcttgatttggctctgtactccacattGATTTttctaatcaaacaattcacacattgttaaagtgcagattctcagtttttattaaaaggtattttatatgttttgattgcaccatgtagaaattgcagcacttttacTACATagccctccccatttcagggcatcataatgtttgggataaattacttcacaggtgtttctgattagtcggGTGTGTTCACTTTCttctttagtgcaggtataagagagtatagttcagtatctagtcttgattctaggcttttgattgcctttgacatctgttattggcatttgttaACACAAGGTCCAGAGCTGTGCCAattaaagtcaaggaagccGTTATGAGTCTGAGAAATAAGAGAAGAGTCAGAGAGGCTTACTAAACCAAACCCTTGGCttaccaaaataaactgtttggaacatcattgagaagaaagagagcactggtgagcttaATAAtggcaaagggcctggtagggcAAGGAAGAcatctacagttgatgactatAGAAGAATTTCCACTGAAGACTTCACAAGCAGAACAACAGAGGCTACGCTGCAAAATGCAAACTGCTAGTTAGCCAGTAAAACAGGATGGCCAAGTTACAGtttaagaagtacctaaaagagcctgcagagttctgaaaaaaggtcttgtggacagatgaccAAGATCCACTTGTATCTgggtgatggcaagagcaaagtctGGAGGCCAAAAGGATCTTCCCAAGATCCTAAgtaacccaccccccctcatctCTGAAACATGTTGGTGGGGGTTTGGGTTTGTATGGCTGCCACGGGTACtacattgatgatgtaactgctcatagcagcagcagaatgaattttgaaatgcacacagtcatcttatctgctcaagttcaagtaaataatttcaaactctggatggtgcttcatcctactACAAGACAACAAACTCGAACATACTGCAAAGGCAACAAAGGCATTTTTCAAGGCCAAAAAAATTCTTGACAggctaagtcattcacctgatctgaatgtAATTGACAAtctgtttcatatgctgaagagaaaacctgAGGCAACTAatccccaaaacaagcaggagctaaaAATGGTTACAGTGCAGGCCTGGCtaagcatcaccagagaagatactcaccTGATGTTTATGGGTctgacttcaagcagtcattgcatgaaAAGGATATGCGagaaagtactaaacatgaatacttttatttgcataacattaatatgtccaaaacgttatgatgccctgaaatggaaaGTATGTATAAAActggctgtaatttctacatggtgaaactaaaatttataaaataccatttaataaaagctgagaatctgctcgataaccacgtgtgaattgttttattaaaaaaaatttcattttgtggaGTAGTGCCAAATTtttctcccaaacattatggagctaaCTGTATATAAAATAAGGGGCAATTCAGTGTTTATGGATATGTTTCCTTGTCTTTGATAATGATGTACATGAAAAACATTGTTGTGgttacaaaatgttttcttcctAGGAAATGTATACATTCATCTGACAGCCAATATTGATCC
It contains:
- the gmppaa gene encoding mannose-1-phosphate guanyltransferase alpha-A isoform X1, with amino-acid sequence MLKTVILIGGPQKGTRFRPLSFEVPKPLFPVAGVPMLQHHIEACAKVPNMKEILLIGFYQPNEELTRFLSCAQQEFKISIRYLQEYAALSTGGGIYHFRDQILSGGPEAFFVMNADVCSEFPLPDMLDFQKEHGDTHSFVILGTTANRKQSMNYGCIVENQQTNEVLHYVEKPSTFVSDIINCGIYLFTPEIFQHIGMVFQKNQQDMLLYPYEGEEQTNGWQRAEVIRLEQDIFTALAGQGKLYVYKTHRFWSQIKSAGSAIYASRLYLNQYHKTHPERLATNEEGGPKISGNVYIHLTANIDPTAVLGPNVSIGTGVTIGAGVRVRESIILHGATLQDHSCVLNSIVGWDSTIGKWARVEGTPSDPNPNDPYAKIDSETLFREGKLTPSITILGCNVNIPSEVIILNSIVLPHKDLNRSFKNQIIL
- the gmppaa gene encoding mannose-1-phosphate guanyltransferase alpha-A isoform X2; translation: MLKTVILIGGPQKGTRFRPLSFEVPKPLFPVAGVPMLQHHIEACAKVPNMKEILLIGFYQPNEELTRFLSCAQQEFKISIRYLQEYAALSTGGGIYHFRDQILSGGPEAFFVMNADVCSEFPLPDMLDFQKEHGDTHSFVILGTTANRKQSMNYGCIVENQQTNEVLHYVEKPSTFVSDIINCGIYLFTPEIFQHIGMVFQKNQQDMLLEEQTNGWQRAEVIRLEQDIFTALAGQGKLYVYKTHRFWSQIKSAGSAIYASRLYLNQYHKTHPERLATNEEGGPKISGNVYIHLTANIDPTAVLGPNVSIGTGVTIGAGVRVRESIILHGATLQDHSCVLNSIVGWDSTIGKWARVEGTPSDPNPNDPYAKIDSETLFREGKLTPSITILGCNVNIPSEVIILNSIVLPHKDLNRSFKNQIIL